The Ictalurus furcatus strain D&B chromosome 12, Billie_1.0, whole genome shotgun sequence nucleotide sequence gttcaacttcaacagtcagacagatggcctcatattatcttcaagcactctttggtataatacagaattcatagttgaatcaatgaatgcaagcggTCCAGTCCCTGAatcagtgaagcaaccccaaaccataaaatttccaccaccgtgcttcacatttggtatgaggtgcttttcctgaaaagctgtATTTGGTCTGCTGTTATTGgtctggtctggtctgatgTTACTGTGGACAATCAACTCTATCTTtaatttgtctgtccagagcacattatttcaAAAGGCCCCTACTTTgactatatgctcattggcaaactgtagtcttgcaaaggcatTTTCCTGGCAcgtctcccatgcaggtcaaatttgtgtaatctctttctgattgtagaagcatgcacttcaaccaacagttgcaagacttactaacagatcttgtgatgaaattttgggatgccttgagacttctttttgcatcagacagtctgctcttgggctgaatttactGGGAATTTACtgagtcgtttgaaatctgcgccacttgtagatgCTTTTGCTTACAATGGAATGAtgaatttcaaataatttgaagGTCTTTTTGAATCCCTTGAAGGACACAGAGggatccacaaccttttttctgaaggccatacagaactctttagatcttggcatgatgacaccacacacctcaataacaaagggaacaccaaaCACTAGAtttgagaggggtataaataagaccggtcccacctgcactccctaagcaggttctaatcactgtcATCTAATCTTGAACACCGGATTCTAATTTTatagatttgaaggtgtgtacttactttttccatgtgacttaTTACTACAAAAAATGTTGTGcatcatttgatagagtgcatcaagtttattaataggcactgttttaaAGAGGGTCAAATGTATTCTGGTCTTAATAtgtccatggggtgtacttattttttacacatatgtatgcatgtatttttttccttatttcacACATGTATCTGAATGTTCAAATTAGGATGTACCTGTTCTATCCAAGTCCTTAGGGACAAAAGCTTTCCTTTTCTCCTCCAGAAACTGACTGGGAATTAACCCTGTAGCCCCTCCCACATTATGACATGCCTGTTAAAACAACACAACCATCCAATGAAATGTTGCCATCCAAATTCTCAATGAACAAATCCAAATGAATACAAATCCTCTGTAAGCTCTTACCAAAGCAGTGAAATCATACCTGCCACCAGTTCAGGTCCTCTCTGTTGACTATCTGAAGAATATCACCCCTCTTGAAGGCGAGCCCGGCCTCTCTGCACGGAATCAGAGTGTCATTGGCTGGATTGTAGTCGAAATGTGGCTTTACATAAACCTAGCACACAGATGACGGGAGAACTTAATACAGCATGTGTATCTGAGCATTTATCAGGCATTAGTGGTCAAATACCATGCATTTAGATCTGCTCCACTAAAAATCATGCATGCATCTTCTATTCGAGTGTCTCTGTATTATATCACTGTTTAAACATGATTCCCTGATCTTACAGAGTCTACCTACtgtattttttctaaattagaGCAACAAAAAGTAACAGCTTAGTGTGTTTAAAGAGGTGTCAAGAGTGTGTGCAAATTTTGCCctgcaaaataaaatagactttaaAAAGTCTGGGTGAGACCACAGGTTGTTTAGGCCAATTAGGAGggagcacacacatacaaacacacacacacacacacaaaaagatcaGGTTTTTGTCAGAAAAGCATTAAACAAACATGTGTTAAAACATTACGTGTTATTAACATTGCTCCCAAAAGAGCTTTTGACCATAAAGAACCCTGATACCCCCAGCTGTTGAGTGCACCCACTGGCAGCATGCAGTTGTATGAGCATGCCCACGCATTACCGATACCTGTGGTGGTACTGCCGAATCTATGTAGCTTGGCAGGATTTTAAGTGTGATTCCTCCACTACTCTCTTTCAGTATCTCCTGTAGCTCCGTGGGGTTGTTGCCCACTTCCTGTCCATTCACTTCCTTTATGATATCACCTACATGGAGCAGGCCCTGCCTGTCAATCATCCCACCATAGAGAATCCGAGCAATCACCAGGTCATCTTTCTCTACCCGGAACGTGACTCCCTAttttaaagacacacacacattaaatatgttgaCAAGTTATGCTCTGTATACTGGATCTTGAGAGGAAAACCTCAAGCACTATTTCTCCAAAACAGATATTCCTTTGTCACAAAGGATCAGTTCATCAGCAGTACATACTCCTTCTGCTATATTTATTAAactacactgacacacacactaaccagAGGTTCTCCGGCTTTCTTGTGGATGCCGATCATCCTGACAGCATCACCTTGCAGGAGTGCATTGTTGACTGCTGCTTCAATGGCAGGATCGACAGGGGGTGGAGCCTCATGGCATTTTGATGCCACCATATCATGGGCCTCCAGGAGAGACTAAGACATGGAAACAAAGAAGTTGACAAAACGATAAGACGAGGGGAGaagcaaagagacagagaaaggtaATGATCATACTGAAGTTACGTACCTGGAAGTGAGGCTGCTGAAGTATTCTCAATAGCTCTGTAGCACTGTCGTCTCTAATGGTCAGCCCACGAATTACCCCTAGAATCTCACTCAGTAGTTCAAGATTATTGTCCTGTACTGCCTCCAACTTCATATCCTCTAAATGCTTGTgaacctacacacatacacgcacaaaaTTCAATCCTGTCTTTCAACTATGGCTATCAGCTAATAATTACATCATTAGTGTAAGTCAAGTTTGTGAGggagagattctgcagtacCTTGGTGAGAGAGCAGACATTAGGGCTTTCCATGATGCCTTTGAGGAAGATGAGGTCGAGGTCACTGGCCTTGGTGGATTTCGGCAAGTCCCTCAGGTTACCAAACACTTGTTGCATGGCTACAGAATTAAAGAAGAAGtgaatcactcactcacacacaccccgccCACCCAACAGAAAAGCAGCTGTCTCATAGTCACATGCCACATCCATGAGTGCAGTGAATGTACTGCCAAAAAGCTGAATAAAGAATGACTGCTGCATTTAACgcttaattattaatgcagctaatcaACACCCGGCTACACCTAAatttaattctaaaaaaaacttttttaaaaaatcgttTGGCCCACAAatagaaaatatgtaaatgtattttagtCATGTTTAAGAATTCCATAACTATATACATCATAATCTTTGGTTTGTAAATACATAACAGGGTGAGTTTACACCGAGAAccaaagagagcaaaactggcctTCCTCtcagggtgggaggggcatactctctctcctctgtcagtcagagtgacactagccatttgtgggcatctgtgagctcatgcatgcagaatAGGATTCAGTTTTCCTTCAAGTGTGTTACGCCACCCCATGGATGAGCAGCAATTTGAAAGGATGTGGTTGGCTGgtttcacgtgtctcagaggaagtatGTGCTGCCACTCTTCCCAGATTGGTAGATGTGGTATTTTAGGGGACATTATTTTAGTTTGATGGAATTGGCAAGACTCCATGAACTCTATATGAACAATAAACTTTGGAGTAATGGCCTTGCAAATCACAGTCAGCTCTATAGGACATAGTGTTTTCAGAACCAGAAATAATTGTTTCAGAATATTCATACATTGAATTGTATTTGTGGGCCTATGgacattttataaatgaaatgcaTTATGTTGTAATGGGAATATAGGTTACTTTTAAATTATCAAACTGGACTGTACGGACCTCATTAAGGTAATATTTCACTAAAGGACACATTAAAGGCACAAAAGATCGCAGTGACAACGGAAGAGTATAGTTTAGTACCATTTTTCTGCGAGTGAAATGTTCAAGACAACAATGAACATGCATCAATTCGAAGTTTCTGCCTTCAATAGATGTTTTTGTGGACTCTAGTAAAGCTAGTACAagatatttaattaataattacataatttaattaataatgttaagttaatttttttttagagcgaTATTGATAGTAAAATTGGTATCAAAGTCAAAATTCTGGATAGATATTAGAGATATAACCATCTAGGAACTTGAATGAAGAAGAAAGGAACATAACATCAAAATGAGAATGATAGCCACCTTCTTGTCCACAAAATGAAGGTTTGTTTCTAGTTCAATGCAAACTTAATTATTTAGTGCACAAAATAATGCATTCTCTTCACATTGTTGTTGATGAATAAAAGCTTTTATCCAATCTGAGGACTAAATACAAAAAGAGATTATTTAATTTTGTCATGAAACTAATGCATTTTATGACCGTGTTCTATACCGTGTCTGATGCTACTTGTTTATAAACTGAGTGAAAAATCCATCAAAAATTTAAATTTAGGAACAAGATTGACGTTAGCTACAGTGTTGGGGAAAGTtacttttaaaaagtaatgCGCTACAATATTGAGTTACTCACTAAAAGAATAACTAATTGTGTTACTTAGTTACTTTTTATGGAAAGTAATGCGTTACGTTACTTTTTCTTATCTAGCTAAGGCTCGATCTCTTCCAGGCCTTGCAGGTGTTTTTTGACAGTTCTTTTTTGCACTAGTGTTTAACGCAGTAATGCATTCAACAACAGCCTACATAACATACaccttcattttcttttaaaaacacatcaagACTATTATTATATTCTGAGCACTTATTCTGTGAACATTTCCTGACCCCTAGAGCCATGTATGTCATACAAAAGATCTCTTAAAATTATGGGTTATGTCACCTACTGCACAACACTTTTTATTGACAGTAAGaggttttgttattttgtactttttgtaTGTGTACGTCctagagattttatttttaggtttattcaaataaagtaaattcACTGTCCATTGTGAGAATAGAGTGCAATATAAGCTTCTTGAAGTCATTCTGAAATTAGAATCCATTTCTTCTAGTTTATAATAACAGATAGAGGTAATATTTTGTGCATAATTAGCAGCACAGCTAAAC carries:
- the pals2b gene encoding MAGUK p55 subfamily member 6b codes for the protein MQQVFGNLRDLPKSTKASDLDLIFLKGIMESPNVCSLTKVHKHLEDMKLEAVQDNNLELLSEILGVIRGLTIRDDSATELLRILQQPHFQSLLEAHDMVASKCHEAPPPVDPAIEAAVNNALLQGDAVRMIGIHKKAGEPLGVTFRVEKDDLVIARILYGGMIDRQGLLHVGDIIKEVNGQEVGNNPTELQEILKESSGGITLKILPSYIDSAVPPQVYVKPHFDYNPANDTLIPCREAGLAFKRGDILQIVNREDLNWWQACHNVGGATGLIPSQFLEEKRKAFVPKDLDRTGILCGTVNGKMKKKKMYLTSRNAEFDSHELQIYEEVACMPPFQRRTLVLIGPQGVGRRSLKNRLLVLHPDRYGIPVPFTSRRPREDEHNGQTYQFVPRMDMEMDIKLGCFLEHGEYDGNLYGTKISSIHEVVNTGRTCILDINPQALKVLRTAEFMPYVVFIAAPEFETLKAMHKAVCDAGFTTKQLTDVDLKKRVDESTRIQRTYRHYFDLTIVNDNLDTAFETLQAALDKLYSEPQWVPVNWVY